The proteins below are encoded in one region of Bacillus vallismortis:
- a CDS encoding HesB/IscA family protein, producing the protein MSNPVTITEAAALHIKDMMKEHEEENAFLRVGVKGGGCSGLSYGMGFEHDKAESDSMFDEHGITVLVDKESLDIMNGTVIDYKQSMLGGGFTIDNPNAIASCGCGSSFRTATNTGTPEEC; encoded by the coding sequence ATGAGCAACCCGGTAACGATTACAGAAGCAGCAGCTTTGCATATAAAAGATATGATGAAAGAGCATGAGGAAGAAAACGCGTTTCTGCGTGTCGGCGTCAAAGGCGGCGGCTGCAGCGGACTATCTTACGGCATGGGCTTTGAGCATGATAAGGCCGAATCGGACAGTATGTTTGATGAGCACGGCATCACTGTTCTTGTTGACAAAGAAAGCCTAGACATCATGAACGGCACCGTGATTGATTATAAACAATCCATGCTCGGCGGCGGCTTCACCATTGACAATCCAAACGCCATTGCTTCATGCGGCTGCGGTTCTTCGTTTAGAACAGCGACGAATACAGGTACGCCTGAAGAATGCTAG
- a CDS encoding YuzB family protein has product MNPMIEFCVSNLAHGSQEARAILEKDPNLDVLEYGCLSYCGTCMESLFALVNGEVVMGETPAELVENIYTFIEENPMF; this is encoded by the coding sequence ATGAATCCAATGATTGAATTTTGTGTTAGCAATCTGGCTCACGGCTCTCAGGAAGCCCGGGCGATTCTAGAGAAAGATCCAAATCTGGATGTCCTTGAATACGGCTGTTTAAGCTACTGCGGGACATGCATGGAGTCGCTTTTCGCTCTTGTAAATGGGGAAGTTGTCATGGGTGAAACGCCTGCTGAGCTCGTGGAGAATATATATACCTTTATTGAAGAAAACCCAATGTTTTGA
- a CDS encoding uberolysin/carnocyclin family circular bacteriocin has translation MNLVKSNKKSFVLFGAALAAATLVYALLLTGTELNVAAAHAFSANAELASTLGISTAAAKKAIDIIDAASTVASIISLIGIVTGAGAISYAIVATAKSMIKKYGKKYAAAW, from the coding sequence ATGAACTTAGTAAAATCTAATAAAAAATCTTTCGTTTTATTTGGTGCTGCTCTTGCTGCAGCAACATTGGTTTATGCACTTTTATTAACTGGTACAGAATTAAATGTGGCGGCGGCTCATGCATTCTCAGCCAACGCTGAATTAGCATCGACTCTTGGAATCTCTACAGCAGCGGCTAAAAAAGCAATTGATATCATTGATGCAGCATCAACAGTTGCGTCTATCATTTCTCTAATCGGTATTGTTACAGGTGCAGGTGCTATTTCTTATGCAATTGTTGCAACAGCAAAATCAATGATTAAGAAATACGGCAAAAAATATGCAGCCGCTTGGTAA
- a CDS encoding DUF5970 family protein: protein MRSKLSLIGVPIVMIIGYIISLSFEWLFPVLTFGVAGLYLFIFAPIHNKLIRYFFLFVFLINLLSSVALYLKV from the coding sequence ATGAGAAGCAAGTTATCATTGATAGGTGTGCCGATTGTTATGATTATCGGTTATATCATTTCTTTATCCTTTGAGTGGTTATTTCCTGTTCTTACATTTGGAGTAGCTGGATTATATCTATTTATATTTGCTCCAATACATAATAAACTCATTCGTTACTTTTTTTTATTTGTTTTTCTGATTAATCTTTTATCGAGTGTTGCTCTCTATTTGAAAGTTTAG
- the yumC gene encoding ferredoxin--NADP reductase 2, translated as MREDTKVYDITIIGGGPVGLFTAFYGGMRQASVKIIESLPQLGGQLSALYPEKYIYDVAGFPKIRAQELINNLKEQMAKFDQTICLEQAVESVEKQADGVFKLVTNEEIHYSKTVIITAGNGAFKPRKLELENAEQYEGKNLHYFVDDLQKFAGRRVAILGGGDSAVDWALMLEPIAKEVSIIHRRDKFRAHEHSVENLHASKVNVLTPFVPAELIGEDKIEQLVLEEVKGDRKEILEIDDLIVNYGFVSSLGPIKNWGLDIEKNSIVVKSTMETNIEGFFAAGDICTYEGKVNLIASGFGEAPTAVNNAKAYMDPKARVQPLHSTSLFENK; from the coding sequence ATGCGAGAGGATACAAAGGTTTATGATATTACCATTATAGGCGGGGGACCGGTCGGCTTATTCACCGCTTTTTACGGAGGCATGAGACAGGCAAGCGTCAAAATTATCGAAAGCCTGCCTCAGCTCGGCGGACAGCTTAGCGCCCTATACCCTGAGAAATATATTTATGATGTAGCGGGATTCCCGAAAATCCGCGCCCAAGAGCTTATCAACAACCTAAAAGAGCAAATGGCGAAATTCGACCAAACCATCTGCCTGGAGCAAGCGGTTGAATCTGTTGAAAAACAAGCGGACGGTGTGTTTAAGCTTGTGACAAATGAAGAAATCCACTACTCCAAAACAGTGATTATCACTGCAGGAAACGGCGCATTCAAACCGAGAAAGCTGGAACTTGAAAATGCCGAGCAGTATGAAGGCAAAAACCTTCACTACTTCGTTGACGATTTGCAAAAATTCGCCGGCAGACGCGTTGCGATCCTTGGAGGCGGAGATTCAGCGGTTGACTGGGCGCTTATGCTTGAGCCAATCGCAAAAGAAGTATCCATCATTCACCGCCGCGATAAGTTCCGCGCGCACGAGCACAGTGTGGAAAACCTTCATGCGTCGAAGGTTAATGTCCTGACGCCATTCGTCCCTGCGGAGCTGATTGGTGAAGACAAAATTGAACAGCTAGTGCTTGAAGAAGTGAAAGGCGATCGCAAAGAGATTTTAGAAATCGATGACTTAATCGTCAACTACGGTTTCGTGTCATCTCTTGGACCGATCAAAAACTGGGGTCTGGACATCGAAAAAAATTCCATTGTCGTCAAATCAACGATGGAAACAAACATCGAAGGCTTCTTTGCAGCAGGTGACATTTGTACATACGAAGGAAAAGTCAACCTGATCGCAAGCGGCTTCGGCGAGGCACCGACAGCAGTGAACAACGCCAAGGCTTACATGGATCCGAAAGCCCGTGTACAGCCTCTTCACTCAACAAGTCTTTTTGAAAATAAATAA
- a CDS encoding NAD(P)/FAD-dependent oxidoreductase, with protein sequence MALNKPKIVILGAGYGGLMTVTRLTKFVGPNDADITLVNKHNYHYETTWMHEASAGTLHHDRCRYQIKDVINQSRVNFVQDTVKAIKIEEKKVVLANGELQYDYVVIGLGAVPETFGIKGLKEYAFPIANINTSRLLREHIELQFATYHTEAEKRPDRLTIVVGGAGFTGIEFLGELAARIPELCKEYDIDRSLVRIVCVEAAPTVLPGFDPELVDYAVHYLEENGVEFKIGTAVQECTPEGVRVGKKDEEPEQIKSQTVVWAAGVRGHPIVEEAGFENMRGRVKVNPDLRAPGHDNVFILGDSSLFMNEDTERPYPPTAQIAMQQGITVAKNLGRLIKGGELEQFKPDIKGTVASLGEHNAVGVVYGRKLKGTPASFMKKVIDNRSLFMIGGLGLTLKKGKFKFF encoded by the coding sequence ATGGCATTGAATAAGCCCAAAATCGTGATTTTAGGTGCAGGATATGGCGGATTGATGACGGTAACTAGGCTGACAAAGTTTGTGGGACCGAATGATGCTGATATTACGCTTGTGAATAAACACAATTATCATTACGAAACGACATGGATGCATGAAGCGAGCGCAGGTACGCTCCACCATGACCGCTGCCGTTATCAGATAAAAGATGTAATCAACCAGTCGCGGGTCAATTTTGTACAGGATACTGTAAAGGCAATCAAAATTGAAGAGAAAAAAGTGGTGCTTGCAAATGGAGAGCTGCAGTACGATTATGTAGTCATTGGACTCGGCGCAGTACCTGAAACGTTCGGCATTAAAGGGTTGAAGGAATATGCGTTTCCGATTGCCAACATCAACACCTCGCGCCTGCTGCGGGAACATATCGAGCTGCAGTTTGCGACTTACCATACGGAAGCGGAAAAACGGCCGGACAGGTTAACGATCGTTGTAGGCGGAGCCGGATTTACGGGGATTGAATTTCTTGGCGAGCTGGCAGCACGCATACCGGAGCTCTGCAAGGAGTATGACATTGACAGAAGCCTCGTGCGAATCGTATGTGTGGAAGCCGCGCCGACCGTATTGCCCGGCTTTGATCCTGAGCTTGTCGATTATGCCGTTCATTATCTTGAGGAAAACGGAGTTGAGTTTAAGATCGGCACGGCTGTGCAAGAATGTACACCGGAAGGAGTCAGAGTCGGCAAAAAAGATGAAGAACCAGAGCAAATCAAATCGCAAACCGTGGTATGGGCGGCAGGCGTCCGCGGCCATCCGATTGTGGAAGAAGCGGGTTTTGAAAATATGCGCGGCCGTGTCAAAGTCAATCCTGATCTTCGCGCACCCGGTCATGACAACGTCTTTATTCTCGGCGACAGCTCGCTGTTTATGAATGAAGATACAGAGCGCCCGTATCCGCCGACTGCGCAAATTGCGATGCAGCAGGGGATAACGGTTGCTAAAAACCTTGGGAGGCTTATTAAAGGCGGAGAGCTTGAACAATTCAAGCCGGACATTAAAGGAACCGTCGCTTCCCTCGGCGAGCATAACGCGGTTGGAGTCGTGTATGGCAGAAAGCTGAAAGGCACGCCGGCTTCGTTTATGAAAAAAGTCATCGATAACCGCTCACTGTTTATGATTGGCGGCCTCGGACTGACGCTGAAAAAAGGCAAGTTTAAGTTTTTCTAA
- a CDS encoding NupC/NupG family nucleoside CNT transporter produces the protein MSVLWGLLGAVAIMAIAFLFSEKKSNIKIRTVIVGLCTQVAFGYIVLKWEAGRAVFLWFSSRVQLLIDYANEGISFIFGPLLKVGDSPAFALSVLPVIIFFSALIAVLYHLKIMQLIFRVIGGGLSKLLGTSQTESLAAAANIFVGQSESPLVIRPLIAGLTRSELFTIMTSGLSAVAGSTLFGYALLGIPIEYLLAASFMAAPAGLVFGKLIIPETEKTQTVKNDFKMDEGEGAANVIDAAAKGASTGLQIALNVGAMLLAFVALIAVVNGVLGGVFGLFGLQGVTLESILGYVFSPIAFLIGVPWHEALQAGSYIGQKLVLNEFVAYSNFGPHIGEFSKKTATIISFALCGFANFSSIAIMLGTLGGLAPSRRSDIARLGLKAVLAGTLANLLSAAIAGMFI, from the coding sequence ATGAGTGTTCTGTGGGGACTGCTGGGCGCAGTTGCGATCATGGCTATCGCGTTTTTATTTTCGGAAAAGAAAAGCAATATTAAAATAAGAACCGTCATCGTTGGTTTATGCACACAGGTGGCGTTTGGATACATCGTGTTAAAATGGGAAGCGGGACGCGCTGTTTTTTTATGGTTTTCAAGCCGTGTACAGCTTCTGATTGATTATGCGAATGAAGGGATCAGTTTTATTTTTGGTCCGCTTCTAAAAGTCGGCGATAGTCCGGCATTCGCCTTAAGTGTACTGCCCGTTATCATTTTTTTCTCCGCATTGATTGCCGTTTTATATCATTTGAAAATCATGCAGCTCATTTTCCGTGTTATTGGCGGCGGATTGTCGAAGCTTCTAGGGACAAGCCAAACGGAATCTCTTGCAGCTGCTGCTAATATTTTTGTGGGACAATCAGAATCCCCATTAGTGATCAGGCCCCTGATTGCCGGGCTGACGCGCTCTGAGTTATTCACGATTATGACAAGCGGTCTCTCGGCTGTTGCGGGTTCAACCTTGTTTGGATACGCGCTTCTCGGCATTCCGATTGAATACTTGCTGGCGGCCAGCTTTATGGCTGCTCCTGCGGGTCTTGTCTTTGGTAAATTGATTATTCCTGAAACAGAAAAGACGCAAACCGTAAAAAACGATTTCAAAATGGATGAAGGTGAAGGCGCAGCCAATGTCATCGACGCAGCTGCAAAGGGAGCGTCAACCGGATTGCAAATCGCCTTAAACGTCGGAGCAATGCTGCTTGCATTCGTAGCATTAATCGCCGTAGTAAACGGTGTTCTCGGCGGGGTGTTCGGCTTGTTCGGCTTACAAGGCGTCACATTAGAATCCATTCTCGGCTATGTGTTTTCTCCAATCGCCTTTTTAATTGGCGTGCCTTGGCATGAAGCGTTGCAGGCGGGAAGCTATATCGGGCAGAAATTGGTGCTGAATGAGTTTGTCGCTTATTCTAATTTCGGTCCGCACATCGGCGAGTTTTCTAAGAAAACCGCTACCATTATCAGCTTCGCGTTATGCGGATTCGCCAATTTCTCATCTATTGCCATTATGCTCGGTACGCTTGGCGGTTTAGCGCCGAGCCGCCGTTCGGATATCGCGCGCCTCGGCTTGAAGGCTGTTCTTGCTGGAACACTAGCCAATCTCCTCAGCGCAGCGATTGCCGGCATGTTTATTTAA
- a CDS encoding ABC transporter ATP-binding protein, with the protein MIRLENIQKNYSEKPVLRDISFEVKKGSIYALLGTNGVGKTTTLKIISGLLNPTSGRVMIDGKELDSEQGGQLSADIGFVPDHAFLYDYLTGVEYLRFTAEMFQVPSQQANDYIDKMLEKLKLAQDGNQLIKTYSHGMKQKLSIAAALIHQPKILILDEPLTGIDLISGKTIRMLLREYVKKGNTVLLSTHLLELAHSLCDTIGIIHEGTFAAEYQSSKYSLEEIEELAESIYT; encoded by the coding sequence ATGATTAGATTAGAAAATATACAAAAAAACTATAGTGAAAAACCGGTGTTAAGAGATATTTCTTTTGAAGTGAAAAAAGGGTCAATCTATGCTTTGCTGGGGACAAATGGGGTCGGGAAAACAACGACTTTAAAAATTATTTCTGGCTTACTTAATCCGACTTCAGGGCGCGTCATGATTGATGGTAAGGAATTGGATTCAGAGCAGGGAGGACAACTGTCAGCTGATATTGGTTTTGTACCTGATCATGCCTTTTTATATGATTATTTAACGGGAGTCGAATACTTGCGTTTTACTGCCGAAATGTTTCAAGTTCCGTCTCAGCAGGCAAATGATTATATTGACAAAATGTTAGAGAAGCTGAAGCTTGCTCAAGATGGAAATCAGCTTATTAAAACATATTCACATGGAATGAAACAAAAATTATCAATAGCAGCCGCACTCATTCATCAGCCTAAAATCTTAATTCTTGACGAACCCCTGACAGGCATTGATTTAATCAGCGGCAAGACGATACGCATGTTGTTAAGGGAGTACGTCAAAAAAGGAAATACGGTTTTGTTATCGACTCACTTGCTGGAACTGGCCCATTCTTTGTGTGATACGATTGGTATTATTCATGAAGGGACTTTTGCGGCTGAGTATCAATCATCAAAATATTCATTAGAAGAAATTGAAGAATTGGCTGAGAGTATTTATACATGA
- a CDS encoding stage II sporulation protein M: protein MMNRISSSIKMSFIPLTASLLFFLGGVIAAIFSDQFFSTAPYNGSSGAVELLKNNAMACLFLAAGFFTFGLTSIFYLFTNGFILSGSIIENLHNGVPLYQIILLLIPHGIFEVPALLLSGAIGFKGIELVIRLCFSKEKKVMTSTFTHIGILILVIMCLLIAAAIVEAYITPIFK, encoded by the coding sequence ATGATGAATCGAATCTCATCGTCAATCAAGATGTCGTTCATTCCGTTAACCGCATCATTGCTGTTTTTTTTAGGCGGTGTTATCGCTGCCATATTTTCTGATCAGTTTTTTTCAACAGCGCCCTATAATGGTTCGTCAGGCGCAGTTGAATTGTTAAAGAATAATGCAATGGCTTGTCTGTTTTTAGCGGCAGGTTTTTTTACTTTTGGCTTAACCTCGATCTTTTATTTATTCACCAATGGATTTATTTTAAGCGGCTCAATTATAGAAAATCTGCATAATGGGGTCCCTTTATATCAGATTATTTTACTGCTAATTCCTCATGGTATATTTGAAGTTCCTGCGTTATTATTAAGTGGCGCCATTGGTTTTAAGGGGATTGAATTGGTCATTAGGCTATGCTTTTCTAAGGAAAAAAAGGTAATGACCTCTACCTTTACGCATATCGGAATTTTGATACTGGTTATTATGTGTTTACTAATCGCCGCTGCAATTGTAGAAGCTTATATCACACCAATATTTAAGTAA
- the dapF gene encoding diaminopimelate epimerase, with product MNSFRFTKMHGLGNSYIYVNQFEEQLPEEKLSEIAVQVSSVYTGIGSDGMILICPSDQAPVKMRIFNNDGSEGKNCGNGLRCVAKYAYEHKLVEETSFLIETLSGLVKAEVQVENGKVNVVTVDMGEPRLTKAELPMLEGGEEHTINETMTFGEVELTGTAVSMGNPHIVFPIADIEQAPLTTLGPVIEKDPRFPEGVNVEFVETVNEQELHFRVWERGSGITQACGTGACAAAVASVLNGVSKRNQDITVHLAGGDLVINWKDDGHVMMTGPAETVCEGVYFL from the coding sequence ATGAACTCATTTCGATTTACCAAAATGCACGGACTTGGAAACAGCTATATCTATGTGAATCAATTTGAAGAACAGCTTCCGGAAGAAAAACTGTCTGAGATTGCCGTTCAGGTTTCTTCTGTTTATACAGGGATCGGTTCCGATGGAATGATCCTAATATGCCCTTCGGATCAAGCGCCTGTTAAGATGCGGATTTTTAATAATGACGGGTCTGAAGGGAAAAACTGCGGCAACGGCCTGCGCTGCGTCGCAAAATACGCGTATGAGCATAAGCTGGTGGAGGAAACATCTTTTCTGATTGAAACCCTCTCCGGGCTTGTGAAAGCGGAGGTTCAAGTTGAAAACGGAAAAGTGAATGTGGTCACTGTCGATATGGGCGAACCGCGCCTGACAAAAGCCGAGCTTCCGATGCTTGAAGGCGGGGAAGAGCACACGATTAATGAAACCATGACATTTGGTGAAGTAGAACTAACAGGCACTGCTGTTTCAATGGGAAATCCCCATATCGTTTTTCCAATCGCTGACATTGAACAGGCACCCCTGACGACACTGGGTCCGGTGATTGAGAAAGATCCGAGATTTCCGGAAGGCGTCAATGTGGAGTTCGTCGAAACCGTGAATGAACAAGAACTGCATTTCCGCGTCTGGGAACGGGGGTCAGGCATTACCCAGGCATGCGGGACAGGAGCGTGCGCAGCGGCCGTCGCATCTGTATTAAACGGTGTATCAAAACGAAATCAGGACATCACGGTGCATTTAGCAGGCGGAGATTTGGTGATTAACTGGAAAGACGACGGCCACGTGATGATGACAGGGCCGGCTGAAACCGTTTGTGAGGGCGTCTATTTCTTGTAA
- a CDS encoding NAD(P)/FAD-dependent oxidoreductase — translation MKKLVLIGGGYGNMRVLHRLLPNQLPDDVSITLIDRNPYHCLKTEYYALAAGTISDHHIRVSFPEHPRLDVQYGDISSIDIAQKQVLFQDREPISYDDAVIGLGCEDKYHNVPGAPEFTYSIQTIDQSRETYQKLNNLSANATVAIVGAGLSGVELASELRESRDDLNIILFDRGNLILSSFPERLSKYVQKWFEEHGVRIINRANITKVEEGVVYNHEDPISADAIVWTAGIQPNKVVRDLDVEKDAQGRIVLTPHHNLPDDEHLYVVGDCASLPHAPSAQLAEAQAEQIVQILQKRWNGEALPESMPQFKLKGVLGSLGKKAGFGLVADRPLIGRVPRMLKSGLLWMYKHHNG, via the coding sequence ATGAAAAAATTGGTCTTGATCGGCGGAGGTTACGGGAACATGCGTGTTCTTCATCGCTTATTGCCAAACCAGCTGCCTGATGATGTTTCTATCACGTTAATTGACAGAAATCCTTATCACTGCCTGAAAACAGAATATTATGCCCTTGCCGCAGGCACAATTTCTGACCATCATATCAGAGTGTCATTCCCAGAGCACCCTCGCCTGGATGTCCAATATGGTGATATCTCATCAATTGATATTGCACAAAAACAAGTGCTGTTCCAAGATCGTGAACCGATTTCTTATGATGACGCCGTGATCGGGCTCGGCTGTGAAGATAAATATCACAACGTGCCGGGAGCGCCTGAATTCACCTACAGCATTCAAACGATCGACCAGTCCCGCGAAACGTATCAAAAGCTGAATAACCTGAGCGCTAATGCCACTGTCGCCATTGTCGGCGCGGGCTTAAGCGGTGTTGAGCTTGCAAGTGAATTGAGAGAAAGCCGTGATGACCTGAACATTATTCTGTTTGACCGCGGCAATCTTATTTTATCAAGCTTTCCCGAGCGTTTGAGCAAATATGTGCAAAAATGGTTCGAAGAGCACGGTGTCCGCATTATTAACAGGGCAAATATCACCAAAGTAGAAGAAGGTGTTGTGTATAACCACGAGGATCCGATTTCTGCGGACGCCATCGTATGGACCGCCGGCATACAGCCGAACAAAGTCGTCAGGGATTTAGATGTGGAGAAAGACGCACAAGGGCGTATCGTATTAACGCCGCATCACAATCTTCCCGATGATGAGCACCTGTATGTTGTCGGCGATTGCGCCAGCCTCCCGCATGCACCGAGCGCCCAGCTGGCCGAGGCTCAAGCAGAGCAGATTGTCCAAATCTTGCAAAAACGCTGGAATGGAGAAGCCCTTCCAGAATCAATGCCGCAGTTCAAGCTGAAAGGCGTTCTTGGCTCACTCGGAAAAAAAGCCGGCTTCGGCCTTGTTGCTGACCGCCCGCTGATCGGCCGTGTTCCGCGCATGCTGAAATCCGGATTGCTGTGGATGTACAAACACCATAACGGTTAA
- the guaC gene encoding GMP reductase, with protein sequence MENVFDYEDIQLIPAKCIVNSRSECDTSVRLGGRTFTLPVVPANMQTIIDEKLAIQLAENGYFYVMHRFEPETRIDFMKDMNARGLFSSISVGVKEEEYEFVRQLAEENLTPDYVTIDIAHGHSNAVIEMIQHLKKHLPDTFVIAGNVGTPEAVRELENAGADATKVGIGPGKVCITKIKTGFGTGGWQLAALRWCAKAASKPIIADGGIRTHGDIAKSIRFGATMVMIGSLFAGHEESPGQTIEKDGKLYKEYFGSASEFQKGEKKNVEGKKMHVAHKGSIKDTLIEMEQDLQSAISYAGGNKLDAIRNVDYVIVKNSIFNGDKF encoded by the coding sequence ATGGAAAACGTATTTGATTACGAAGATATTCAGTTAATTCCTGCAAAATGTATTGTAAACAGCCGTTCAGAATGTGATACATCCGTACGTTTAGGTGGACGTACGTTTACATTGCCTGTCGTTCCTGCCAATATGCAGACGATTATAGATGAAAAGCTGGCCATTCAATTAGCCGAAAATGGCTACTTTTATGTGATGCACCGCTTTGAACCTGAAACACGAATAGATTTTATGAAAGATATGAACGCACGCGGATTATTCTCTTCTATCAGCGTGGGTGTCAAAGAAGAGGAGTACGAATTTGTCCGCCAGCTGGCAGAAGAAAACCTGACTCCCGATTACGTGACAATCGACATTGCTCACGGTCATTCAAATGCCGTTATTGAAATGATCCAGCACCTCAAAAAACATTTGCCTGACACCTTTGTCATTGCCGGCAATGTCGGAACGCCGGAAGCAGTCAGAGAGCTTGAAAATGCTGGAGCGGATGCCACTAAAGTCGGCATCGGACCGGGAAAAGTATGCATTACGAAAATCAAAACAGGCTTCGGCACAGGCGGCTGGCAATTAGCTGCACTGCGCTGGTGTGCCAAAGCTGCCAGCAAACCAATTATCGCGGATGGCGGCATCCGCACACATGGAGATATCGCAAAATCAATCCGCTTCGGCGCCACAATGGTCATGATCGGTTCACTATTTGCCGGCCACGAAGAATCACCAGGCCAAACGATCGAAAAAGACGGAAAGCTCTACAAAGAATACTTCGGCTCAGCCTCTGAATTCCAAAAAGGCGAAAAGAAAAATGTAGAAGGCAAGAAAATGCACGTGGCACATAAAGGCTCAATCAAGGATACGCTGATTGAAATGGAGCAGGATCTACAGTCTGCTATTTCTTATGCAGGCGGGAACAAACTCGATGCTATTCGAAATGTCGATTACGTTATCGTGAAAAACTCTATTTTTAATGGTGACAAGTTTTAA